The following nucleotide sequence is from Primulina eburnea isolate SZY01 unplaced genomic scaffold, ASM2296580v1 ctg128_ERROPOS2300000, whole genome shotgun sequence.
cctactctaacacaaaaACTCTGcattgggtaggcagattcttcCGGGGGCACTGCTGCAGCACGTGGTCTGTGCTGCCACAATTATAACATTTCCCTGAGCCATACATGCATGCTCTAGGATGACGGCGTGAGCActtgggacagactgggtgctcaaatgGCCTCGGGACTGCACGTCCCTGCTTCTGCTGCTGAGGTCCTCCTCTGTTTCTGGGCGGGCCGGAAAAAGGCCTCTTATGCTGATGTtgatgctgctgaggaggagggcggtgtggtacctggactgagcgcttgccctggcggtctCTCTCGATATCATGttgatcctgctctgcggctagagctttggagacagcgatctcataagaagtagggtcagataccctaacatcacggcgcaagatcggccgtggACCCACCAAGAAATGCATCAACTTGGCTTTagcatcattcgcgatcaggggcacaaaataacaacccctctcaaacttacatatgaactccgtaacagtcagatctccttgtctcaggctcatgaactcagtggtcaacctggtgcgcacctcctcagtaaaatattttgagtagaatacctccgtgaagcgtgCCCAAGTCAGTGTAGCCAAGTTAAGGGCTACTGAAGCTCCTtgccaccataagcgggcatctcctccgaaTAGATAAGAGGCACAACAAACTCGATCTGAATCCccaagctccataaactcgaagataacctcgagggacttgatccagccctcggcaatcatggggtccgacgtacctgaaaactccttcggacgcatcttcataaatCTCTCATatacagcctcgggccctgtcggcctggtcgCCACAGCATGGTTCTCCGCaaattgtgcgaagaactgagtcatcccagctagaaTCTGGGCACTCATGTcaggtggagggggtggtggaggtggtaagTCTATCTCCTGTCTCTGCTCCTCCCTGTCCTCCTGGCGAGGCTCCTCATTTCTAGAGCGCTCGAGaatgcgtctagggggcatactgttccatacataacccatatttaatcaacatgcataattccataattcatttaaatttaaatactgagTACTAAAATATATCTGGacgtaaaataattcatgaaaacatgttgtcaaataattcatgctttaaataaaatgcgtaaatgtaaaacttacagaccgaagacgtgacttcatgagcttctcgtggtcagtagtagtacaaccctttacagaaccatggctctgataccagctgtaGAGGCCTAGAAATCTGTACTTGAAAATtagcggaaaaatttaaaatttttctttttaaataattaaaaattgcctcattcataaatgatctgataaataaagtatgatattcaaaatggcagcgcaagaaattaacattttcgaaataaaagaaaaattttatccCACGATAACCAAAATTTTAGAgcaatcaaataataataaatgctgaactgaggtcctcgggtcctactactgccgactcgagctggctcactggtccccgccctcgatcccgacatcatcagcacctacaacaatcaagtctagtgagtctaaagactcagcatacaTATATCGTAattaacaagtaaataaatagtaaaattttgcatgggataaaaatatcatatcatgaggcataatgtgaaaataacttgtcatgagcaattataatacgtgcataactgaactgaaaatcatagtgaaaatgtttgctccttggagccctgtactgaaatagcatgtaataattttctggtgagattatggtctacgcaagtggcccctgaactgaactgaactgaccggtaactggcgaccgggtttaataatgtacgtctgatcagactactgccacagtatactgggtgaaacaactgaactgacaggtaactggcgaccggactggtaactggcgaccggatttaataatgatagtaaagtgaccacaagcaatatcgcataaatctcaaaatgaatatttttgcacgtaatataattaattaacataattaattatcCTGCAATATTTTTACTgaatggattggatcgctcccaagctcgctgcgacctgcatatgccatgaaaaatatgcaataacttttacttgaccaaactatgcaattaaaatCCGAAAACTGAGACAATTGCGCctacgacttcgtatttaatcatgacttcgtGCCAACCTGAACAAACACTGAACCATcaagtagtcatgattaaaatacgccttaaatgatgaaataatgctcctaaagtgctgagggccgaaatctaggtgaatggaggccaaaacatgaaacgctctttcgagagtcaatttggcacatcgcaacgtaaattctcgtacgacctcaaaaattatccgaataacaaacggccaaaaacataaCCTTTCTAACTTAACGAgtcactgtccagtccaaggtcataggctaaaagccaaccaagaactcgaatgagccactgaaccgtcacagcaagttgctgtccacaaaatacagcagctgtgctttggtttcttgcgtcgttttcgagactaccgacCATtgaggcttgaaccaccaaccagagactcttaccaacatcccaaggaatgatttgaaccatggctatgggcccaaggccagccacaattcgcatcaCACCAGCAACAATCCGGAAGCTCCAACCGAGAACACCCTTGCATACGTGTGTGGTGTTGTGCTTCGTTTGCTGTCTCGTGTCATTCCAGTGGTCAtttcattgaccatggcacgatctagacatctaggggtctggtatgaaccgtggctaggggccataggccaaccaagatccacaccattccaccatTTTTGAAACACACATGTTGTACCAAGAGAAAGCCGAAAGTGGGGAGGGGTTGttcttgtgttttattgtaaaaaccgattcaccatggaccaagcctccaaaagggcgacttagtcacgtcttagacatgctagggaagtgttCTAACCATGGATATAAGCCTTttgggcagccatgatcagaaacTTTTCCCTTTGACAGcaaactgaattttcgaaacTCAAATGGGGAGTTGTTGTCATTTTCTCGACTTCCAGCGTTCATGGGGTGAcatgaatggaccaacatggtcctaatgcatcctattacatgtctagatCTTTCCTTGGGAGCATGGAATCAAACAAATAcctgaaaccatcaaaacaAATGAAACCGTGAAGCTTGAAATGGAGGGGCCGAAATCTGCATgtttatttttctgaaaattcttggtgtgtttcggtttttgccatggaaatgatgatcatgtaatgaaaataaatgataataggacttcattgaagagtcaaggaataacatatgcatgcctggtttcgtttgaaagTAAAACGAAAAAATAAGACGAttcggcgcggaggaggtggagtgATCTTGCTTCCTTGTTTCTTACTCTATTCCCTCTTGTATTAAGCTATGAAACCCACGGTTTTAAGGCTCTGAAAATGCTCTCAGATTTCGGTGATAGGGAGGGGAAAATATTGGTTAGGTGAGTGAGGGAATGGTTGCAAATTTAAAGGGAAAATGCCAGACCAAGTCTcctattttgaaatttgaattttggtTGATAACAAATATTTGTTGGGGTGTTTTGTTGGAGGCTATGACCGAATCCCACATGTTTACAAGGCTAGGATGTtgctcattaattaattaatggtgGTTAATAACTAAAAGGTTATCATGCTAGAATatcaaagaatgggtcaaaggtgagttggcaaagaGATGATGTCTCACtcagggggggggggggtggggggtTGGCCGAAATTATCAAATAAGTGGTATATTGTCCAATTAGTAAATTTTAATCCTTTTAAagccttacctatcctttaaataatttagtgaactaaccccttaattatggaacttaaatgaatttattttctactcacctcaagttgctTAAATAAATCCCTAAAcctccttttaacttaaattatcttacttgctagctaaaataaattctggaaatgttttctgaatcttaaattttatctctaaactccaactccagtccggcctcactgaattaactgaaatgataaaaaattaaactactacggaaaataattaaattaaagaaaaacatttaaatactcatgcaataaaatcattttaatttaaatacgaaaattatgcatggcttatacgtagtctaagttacgggttctacaatatcTATCCCAGAAATGGTAGACCAAGTATAGACTTCAAAGTTCTGATTAAAGAAGACAGTTACCATAAAAGGAACTCCTCAGGTAAAGATCTTCAGAACTACGCTGACCAAAAGGAACATTAAATGCTTTTACGAAAGATCATTTAATGCTCATAAAGTCGACAGCAATACATCTGTTCAGTGGATCAGGTTAACGTTGTTGCATCCTTTCCGACCGTTAAGAAGATCGCGTATCTATTAACGAAGGAGTGTGCTAGCTCAGACCACCTCTGGATCTACAGCTAAAAAATCTCGTTGCTAGTATACACAAAGGACTTAGAGCGCTATCACAAGCTTATATACTTCATCGCTCTCTCAGCATGCTTTAAAACATTGTGACATTCGATCTCCTAAGGATCAATTTCGTGCTACTCTAAACAAACTGAATTGTTTATATCAGTAACATTTTGGTTACTTGATTTAGTCTCAATTTCTGGTGAAGTAACTGTTCTTAAAATCCAgtagtgtaaagtgatcactaagagttccaaaacaggcagtgtgataagtccAGATTGGAGTGGGCTGTTGCAAAAAGTTTGTAgagccaaagtcttttagtggaaaccTTCCTAagaaggaagaaggggtgacgcaGGAGTAttcattctccgaacatccataaaaaccaTTGTCATTTTACTTATCGCAAGCGTTCCTTTGTTTCTAATTGTTGAATAAGCCTGTTAACGTGTTGAAGTTTCTATTGGAAATCGTGAACCGTCTTCCGCACTAAATAGTGGTTCACATTACCAACCGTTTGAGAAGAATTGTTTCCACCTCCTAAAAACGGTCGAAACCAACATTTTACACGAGAAAATTTGAAAAGAGTTCCCCCCCTCCCCCTCCCCTCTAAACTCTCTCATGATCctaacaatatttttatatttatcagTCACATTTAGTGATGATCGTTTGACAATTTGAtactgaaaatatatttttcactaACTTGAAGATCAAGAAAATATATTTGGCCTTCAATCACCATATCTAAAGGCAATTTATACATCATTATATCTCACAAATTATATTAGTGATGTACATATTTTCTCCAACTCGAAGACAGTGACAACCAGTAAGGCACATGTCATGTTTTCTTCGCAACATCAAACAGACTATGGATTTATGTAAAAAGATTAGAAACAACTAAAGATAATATAACAGATATTTTTACAAAGTTATCACCTGTATCAATTTTTGGCAAATTAGCGCACAAGATTAGAATACGAAGAGTCGATGACTTCAAGTGACGCCTGTAATAAAGTTTTTCCTTCACTAAAATTTTTTCCCACTAGGTTTTTCCAGTTAAAGTTTTAACGAGGCAAATCATTGTCGGGAAGACATCCAAAGAAAGTAATTATTGATGTACTTTTTTTATTTCATTCGGATTTTTCCAAATGAgttttaatatcaatattttaagGAGGCCGCAGTTGAGTCCTGATGAAATTCTCAAGCACCCATCTTGCAAGATGAAGATTTTTGATGAATCGATTGTTAGTgtaaataatcatttaaactgGAGTGTTATAAATATATTCTTATTATAGATTATTATCCTTATTTAGTTAGATTTGAATGGGTTGTAATcaagaaaaatatgaaaaaataatattcataAAGAGTTGTATTATGTTATTTTTCTCTATAAATAAGGTGATTGAGTTCAATGAAATTTACACATAAGTGAATTCTCTCTTTTCTCTTAATAAATTATGTCTATCCATCTCTTTTTCTCTTTTGATTTATAACATTAATCACATTTTACCTTACACATTTTTGTTTGATTCTCAGCCCATACTTGAACTCATAGTCTGATTTAATTACTATTTCTTTTTGTACACAATTATTTAACTATTTGTTTTTTTTCATTTCCAACTATCTATtctattattaaatttaaaaataataggaAAAAAAAAGTTTTAGCGTCATAAACTATTTTGGTCtttgtttaatttattatttcaaaattttataacatctccatctttttctttttttaatttattacttaattgCAATTTAttctaattattatttttattattatgatatgaccttaattaataataatcattcagaattgtcatacaatcattttattatttttcactcTTTTGATATGATCTAGTACTATAAATATAAATagaattaattataaaataattatacaaaCATGCAACATGTGTGTCATACATTATTTCCTATAATAATTACTGGAAAATGACCAAAACCTTTTCAATAGTGTAGGGTAAGATGCTATTCCCTCAGATTGTCAACTGACAAACAATTCTGTACGTAATGCATCTGAAAAGAAACTTCGAAccaatttctttaaaaaaattaaatagtgGAAGACCGTTTGGTGTTTGATACATAATCCAAGTCTCCACCAGAACAGAAAGAGCATACAttacataaacaataatctTGTTCTTCTGTACTGCGTAGCTTCCAGTACAGCCTTGCATGTAATGGATACATATTTAATCTCATGTCGCATTTTTCGATTTATATTTGTTGGAGCAGAAGACATAGATCACCAAGTTAAGTAGGCTGAGTCCAGCCAGGAGCCAAAAGAAATAATCAAGATGACCCTTGTTCAAATTATCTGGAATCCACCCAATGTTTCCTCCCCGGGTAGTTAAAGATGTAACAATGGTCAGAATAAAAGAGCTCAAGTAATTACCCAAGGAAGTTGTGAGGAGTGCAAAGGCACTGCACAAACTGCGCATGGCGTCTGGAGATTGGTCATAGAAGAACTCGAGTTGTCCAATAAATGTAAAAATCTCAGCAGCCCCTAACAAAAAATACTGAGGCACTTGCCAGAAGATGCTTATTGGTACTGGAACAGGCTCGTCCACCAACCCGAGTGATTGAGCTAGGTTCAGTCTCCAAATTTCCACAACAGCAGCAGCAGCCATGCAGAAGACTGAAAGAAAAAGGCCAATGCCCATTCTTTGCAACTCTGAGAACCCTCTCTCTTTTCCAGTAAGTTTTTGAGCAATTGGAACAAGAATTCTGTCATAGACCGGGACCCAGAAAATTACACTAATGACGTCAAAAGTTGACAGAGAAGCTGCAGGAATCTTGAAGGAACCTATGGAAGTGTCCATCATTGCACCTTGCTCGACAAACATAGTAGACATTTGAGCATAAACGGCCGAGAAGACTATTCCGGTAGCCCAGATTGGGAACATGCGTATCAAGATCTTAAATTCTTCAACCTGTGTTACAGTGCAAAGCTTCCAAGGGTTGGAAAAATCATCAGTTTTCCTTTCATCTTCAACGACAGCCGCTTTATCAAGGCACCTAGGGAAGAATTAGAGGAGACATCATTCGAGAAATTTGGAGTCCATATGTAAATAAAATGGtgtttattaaaatataatatacaaCTTTTCAATTTGTTAATTTAAATATCAGGACATACTATTTATGTTAGTCACAGACTACACAAGAGTCGTCAATGTGAAATAATTCAAGAAACAAATTTTGACATTTCATTTTGCCTTAAGACTGAGATTTATCACTGCAATATAAACAATCACCAGTATCATGTTCGAACAGATGAGCAAAACCAAAATACAGTTACTTCTATCAGAGTCGAACAACAAAAACCAAAAACCTTAAAAAGTTATACCAACATGAAAATTCAATTCTGTCAAAAGACAAAAAAAGTTCATCAACCACGAGGTGGTGGGGGTGGGGAAATtggtgaaaagaaaaaaaaaacacagagGCGGAACAAAGATGTAATTGCAAGAGAACTTTACTGCAATTCATCAGTGTGGAGCAGCTTTCGACTTCCTTCAATCGCTGAGCTTTTATCTTGTGTTTCATATAGAAGGCTACTATCACTTGGGACAGCAAGATTCCATTTGCGGCAAGTTGCAACCAACACCTGACACATTCTAGTGATAGGGCTTCCTCCTGGCTTCTGAAACCTATAGAGATAGGTGCCCATAAAGAAACTTACTATAGCGAAACACATAAACAACGCAGGAATGCCAAAACCAAGACCCCATCCTGCATTATCTTGAATCCATACAATCAAACTGCTTGATACAAGGGCACCAATATTGATGGAAAAATAAAACCAATTGAAAAAGGAACCCTTTTTAACTCTCTCAACAGAATCAGTGTCATCAAATTGATCAGCCCCGAAGGATGAAACACATGGTTTGATCCCTCCTGTTCCAAGGGCTATAAGATATAGCCCAAAGAAAAATATTGCATATTGAGCAGTTGTAGCAGAAGGGCAGATATTGTCAGTACATTCAGGAGGCATAAAAGCAGGAACAGCTGCAGAGAGAGTCAATGTACACATGCCCTACATAAATTTAGAGATTGAAGTCAAACCCCATGGAATTTCACACGTACCATTGAACTGAAATGAACGACATGATGCAACTTGCTCAAAGATTTTAAAATCTAAATTAACTTGCAAGTGCTAAAGTTGAAGAACAAGGTGCAAGGAAGtaaagaaatgttttaaaaTGAAAAGCGGAATAGATAATTCAGAAAACAAAAGTTAATCAGGACATTAAGAAGCTGTTGTGATTCAGGACCATTGAATTGTAATATGATCTGCATGCCGTCAGATTTCTCGTTCCTAACTCTCTCGTGATAAAGGGTGCACCAGGAGACTAGAATTAATTGCCACACTCTCGTCTCAGTGTTTATTTCTCCAGAGAAAAACTAAAGTGAGTTTATTTACGTGTAACATTCAAACTCAGTCAACCGATGATGGAGATAGAGTAGACGGCGAAGATGAGAAACTATGTTAACACACATCAAATGAAAGGATGCAGCCATATGCTCACTACCTAATCTCTACATAtccaaaagagagaagaaaattgaCAGTATTGCTTACGATGAAGTAAATAGTGGAGAAGACAGCAATTGTCCAATATCTTCCCCAGAATGCATCAGCCAGGACTGCCCCAATAAGGGGGGTGAGATAGCAAGTGCCTTGCCATGTAGTCACATTTGTAGCAGCTGACACGTTCCCTTCGTGTAACTTTTTCGTGAGATAACTAACAAGATTAGTAGAAATCCCATAGTAAGCCAATCGCTCGCAACATTCAGTCCCTGTCATCAATCTAAAATGTAAGAGAATTGA
It contains:
- the LOC140820615 gene encoding protein NRT1/ PTR FAMILY 8.3-like; amino-acid sequence: MEEERLLLEEGFVQNGNSKLYTGDGSVDIKGNPVFKSNTGNWKACPFILGTECCERLAYYGISTNLVSYLTKKLHEGNVSAATNVTTWQGTCYLTPLIGAVLADAFWGRYWTIAVFSTIYFIGMCTLTLSAAVPAFMPPECTDNICPSATTAQYAIFFFGLYLIALGTGGIKPCVSSFGADQFDDTDSVERVKKGSFFNWFYFSINIGALVSSSLIVWIQDNAGWGLGFGIPALFMCFAIVSFFMGTYLYRFQKPGGSPITRMCQVLVATCRKWNLAVPSDSSLLYETQDKSSAIEGSRKLLHTDELQCLDKAAVVEDERKTDDFSNPWKLCTVTQVEEFKILIRMFPIWATGIVFSAVYAQMSTMFVEQGAMMDTSIGSFKIPAASLSTFDVISVIFWVPVYDRILVPIAQKLTGKERGFSELQRMGIGLFLSVFCMAAAAVVEIWRLNLAQSLGLVDEPVPVPISIFWQVPQYFLLGAAEIFTFIGQLEFFYDQSPDAMRSLCSAFALLTTSLGNYLSSFILTIVTSLTTRGGNIGWIPDNLNKGHLDYFFWLLAGLSLLNLVIYVFCSNKYKSKNAT